A genomic region of Heptranchias perlo isolate sHepPer1 unplaced genomic scaffold, sHepPer1.hap1 HAP1_SCAFFOLD_429, whole genome shotgun sequence contains the following coding sequences:
- the LOC137312368 gene encoding tyrosinase-like codes for MWWLLLPLAFVSGAGAQFPRACTQPGALKAKICCPIWEQDGSACGGKSSRGSCEAPNDIWSPEPSRRDFRTAWPSSFFSRICVCTGNFAGFDCGECKEGYRGADCQRWVVTVRLGVHEMDQAARSRFIDQLLLAKNTVSERYMVLTSPRTSDVNSYSFHNATVYDVCTWVHYIAAKPVKTRLDPNFAHMGAAFPVWHRKYLAFFESEIRLLTKDEDFFVPYWNWTREVDCDVCTDEFLGANDPNGVLLHPSRFANWELQLQAPATGCRCGTGSDFYSSSSHRERLGQGYECPLLQILCTYDGDEDDNFEVICPNPKGKITLLSRNPGKNFRARRLPTAQDVSKVLQLKYYDSFPYNQYAPFSFRNSLEGFKDPNHPGRSTIALHNLVHIYLNGTISQVPSASNDPIFMLHHAFIDK; via the exons ATGTGGTGGCTGCTTCTCCCGCTTGCCTTCGTGTCGGGGGCCGGGGCTCAGTTCCCCAGGGCCTGCACCCAGCCCGGTGCCCTGAAGGCGAAGATCTGCTGCCCCATTTGGGAGCAGGACGGCTCGGCCTGTGGGGGCAAGAGCAGCCGGGGCTCCTGCGAGGCTCCCAACGACATATGGAGCCCGGAGCCCTCCAGGCGAGACTTCAGGACGGCCTGGCCCTCCTCGTTCTTCAGCCGCATCTGCGTGTGCACGGGCAACTTTGCCGGTTTCGACTGCGGCGAGTGCAAGGAGGGCTACAGGGGAGCCGACTGCCAGCGCTGGGTGGTGACGGTGAGGCTGGGCGTCCATGAGATGGACCAGGCGGCAAGGAGCCGTTTCATCGACCAGCTCCTCCTGGCCAAGAACACCGTGAGCGAGCGCTACATGGTCCTCACCAGCCCCAGAACGTCCGACGTCAACAGCTACTCCTTCCACAACGCGACCGTCTACGACGTCTGCACCTGGGTCCACTACATCGCCGCCAAGCCCGTCAAGACCCGGCTGGACCCCAACTTTGCCCACATGGGCGCGGCGTTCCCCGTCTGGCACCGCAAGTACCTGGCCTTCTTTGAGAGCGAGATCCGCCTGCTGACCAAAGACGAGGACTTCTTTGTGCCCTACTGGAACTGGACCCGGGAGGTCGACTGTGACGTTTGCACCGACGAGTTCCTGGGGGCCAACGACCCCAACGGGGTGCTGCTCCATCCCTCGCGGTTCGCCAACTGGGAG CTGCAGCTGCAGGCCCCAGCCACTGGGTGTCGCTGTGGGACAGGTTCTGATTTCTATTCATCAAGCAGCCACCGAGAACGCCTGGGGCAAGGTTACGAGTGTCCTCTCTTGCAGATTCTTTGCACTTACGACGGTGACGAAGACGATAACTTTGAAGTGATTTGTCCCAATCCGAAGGGCAAAATCACTCTCCTCAGCCGGAATCCCGGGAAGAATTTCCGTGCCCGAAGACTCCCAACGGCCCAGGATGTCAGTAAAGTTCTCCAGCTTAAATATTACGATTCCTTTCCCTACAACCAGTATGCACCATTCAGCTTCCGGAACTCACTCGAAG GTTTCAAGGACCCCAACCACCCAGGCAGGTCCACGATTGCACTGCATAACCTGGTCCATATTTACCTGAACGGGACGATATCACAGGTTCCGTCAGCATCCAATGATCCGATCTTCATGCTGCACCATGCCTTCATCGACAAGTAA